A single window of Neurospora crassa OR74A linkage group VII, whole genome shotgun sequence DNA harbors:
- a CDS encoding WD repeat-containing protein yields the protein MPPRKKETVMSEFERKRLENIAYNNAILSGISTTADKIIPKPAPPKPKRASTPRVKREPVKKEAARPTRQSSRLAGLEADSAVLKRKLDVEAEEEAAKAKAKRMRVSGDLNLGDITVEGRKWESSADGLALLKGLGVRGAQPGVRTFTEKDVKHTKDKGLKDLRLRMSGLKLYEKWAVNDIKIVPQRIYSMCFHPTEEKPIIFAGDKEGAMGVFDASQPTPKIEDDDEDAEYPDPIISAFKTHSRTISSFHFSPTDANAIYSASYDSSIRKLDLDKGISTEIFAPSSSSEDLPISAIDIPTTDPNMIIFSTLHGSLGRQDQRTKPSSAEIWGLTDHKIGGFSLHPRHPYLVATASLDRTLKIWDLRKITGKGDLRHPALLGEHESRLSVSHASWSSSGHIATSSYDDRIKIYSFPSAGEWKAGHDIPAKEMQPTVEIPHNNQTGRWVTILKPQWQRNPQDGWQKFAIGNMNRFVDVYAEDGEQLAQLGGDGITAVPAVAHFHPTKDWVAGGTASGKLCLWM from the exons ATGCCTCCACGCAAGAAGGAAACCGTCATGAGCGAGTTCGAGCGCAAGCGCCTCGAGAACATTGCCTACAACAATGCCATCCTTAGCGGCATCAGTACCACGGCAGACAAGATTATCCCGAAGCCAGCGcctcccaaacccaaacGCGCCAGCACCCCTCGAGTCAAGCGGGAACCTGTCAAGAAGGAAGCAGCCCGTCCCACGCGCCAGAGCAGTCGCCTCGCCGGTCTCGAAGCGGATTCCGCAGTTCTCAAGCGCAAACTAGATGTCGAAGCTGAGGAGGAAGCGGcaaaggccaaggccaagaggaTGCGCGTCAGCGGTGACTTGAACCTGGGCGATATCACGGTCGAAGGTCGCAAATGGGAAAGCAGTGCCGACGGTCTAGCGCTTCTGAAGGGTCTCGGTGTACGAGGGGCGCAACCAGGCGTGAGGACGTTTACAGAAAAGGATGTCAAGCATACCAAGGACAAGGGGTTGAAGGACCTGCGGTTGCGCATGAGCGGACTCAAGTTGTACGAGAAGTGGGCAGTCAATG ACATTAAAATCGTACCCCAGCGCATCTACTCCATGTGCTTCCACCCCACGGAAGAAAAGCCTATCATTTTTGCTGGCGATAAAGAAGGCGCCATGGGCGTGTTCGACGCCTCCCAACCCACGCCCAAAAttgaggacgacgatgaagatgcCGAATACCCAGACCCCATCATATCCGCCTTCAAAACCCACTCCCGCACTATCTCTTCGTTTCACTTCTCTCCCACCGACGCCAATGCCATCTACTCGGCCTCGTATGACTCTTCGATTCGCAAACTGGACTTGGACAAGGGCATTTCAACCGAAATCTTTGccccgtcctcttcgtctgAGGATCTCCCCATCTCCGCCATCGACATCCCGACCACCGACCCAAACATGATCATCTTCTCCACCTTGCACGGCTCGCTAGGTCGACAAGACCAGCGCACCAAACCTTCCTCGGCCGAAATTTGGGGCTTAACTGACCACAAGATTGGAGGTTTCTCCCTGCACCCTCGGCATCCCTACCTTGTCGCGACCGCCTCGCTCGACCGCACTCTCAAGATTTGGGACTTGCGCAAGATCACGGGCAAGGGGGACCTCCGCCACCCTGCCCTTCTAGGGGAACATGAATCCCGTCTTTCCGTTTCGCATGCTTCCTGGTCTTCGTCAGGACACATTGCCACTTCTTCGTACGACGACCGCATCAAAATCTACAGTTTCCCCTCGGCTGGCGAGTGGAAAGCTGGGCACGACATACCGGCAAAGGAAATGCAACCGACGGTTGAGATACCGCATAACAACCAGACAGGAAGATGGGTGACGATTCTGAAGCCGCAGTGGCAAAGAAATCCACAAGATGGGTGGCAGAAGTTTGCCATTGGAAACATGAATCGGTTTGTGGACGTTTATGCAGAGGACGGAGAACAGTTGGCGCAGCTGGGAGGGGACGGGATCACTGCGGTGCCGGCGGTTGCCCACTTTCACCCAACCAAGGACTGGGTGGCCGGCGGGACGGCGAGTGGGAAATTGTGTTTATGGATGTAG
- the cao-2 gene encoding carotenoid oxygenase 2 has translation MSPHEVIGTVPKNSTTFRTQADEHDDHEEALQNLRTGKYEDWPNEAAFDGLTEERGPIKIAVTGNIPTWAAGSLYRTGPGLYKIDTDAGTTFEMSHWFDGLAHTHRFDIIPNEEGSVDIFYSSRRQAEEMMDVIKKQGTWPYYSFGQKADPCLGFFAKAMAAFKGLREPSGEKWHNNVNVAVHVNPPGLEAVRNIVGTRKPAVAENDANVLGHRPELPKSIWVSTDNSTMKQIDPQTLEPIGWATQDVLHPELTGAMSCAHAQRDPDTGDFFNFNLEFGPKPTYRVFRVDASSGKTEILATIREPSVSPAYIHSLFLSPSFVILCIPTSHFGLSGTQIPWERNLVDAIKPYDPSRKTQWIVIDRKHSKGVVARFETDGRFFFHTVNSFEEKAGSDSSDINLYCDVIDFGSHEFIHSLYLDVILNRDSAAKKFYEDEQRARNSLAHLTRYHFIINPDSPTTNLPVTPTPDPKNHEAFRIPAPHAGEIPTINPLYATRKHRYVYSLPFRGRGTITDAIVKTDTVTREALFWDNPKGHTPGEAIFIPRPGGEEEDDGVLLSLVLDGEKGKSYLLCLDAKTMAEMGRAEVDFAIALGFHGAHVPSGRTLTRVEGPEY, from the exons ATGAGTCCGCACGAGGTGATCGGCACGGTGCCGAAGAACTCTACCACCTTCCGGACACAGGCCGATGAGCACGACGACCATGAGGAAGCCCTACAGAATTTGAGGACTGGCAAATATGAAGACTGGCCCAACGAAGCTGCT TTCGATGGCCTTACCGAGGAACGAGGGCCGATCAAAATCGCCGTGACAGGCAACATCCCGACATGGGCTGCCGGCTCGCTTTACCGCACCGGTCCCGGTTTGTACAAGATCGACACGGACGCCGGCACAACCTTCGAGATGAGCCATTGGTTCGATGGACTGGCTCATACCCATCGCTTCGACATTATTCCGAACGAAGAAGGGTCCGTTGACATCTTCTATTCGTCACGTCGCCAAGCCGAAGAAATGATGGACGTCATCAAGAAGCAGGGAACCTGGCCGTATTATAGCTTCGGTCAGAAGGCTGATCCCTGCCTCGGCTTCTTTGCCAAGGCCATGGCTGCGTTCAAGGGACTGAGAGAGCCGTCGGGGGAGAAGTGGCACAACAACGTCAACGTCGCCGTGCATGTCAACCCTCCTGGACTTGAGGCTGTCAGAAACATCGTTGGGACAAGGAAACCGGCCGTGGCGGAGAACGATGCCAATGTGCTGGGTCATAGGCCTGAGTTGCCCAAGTCGATATGGGTCAGCACCGACAACAGCACCATGAAGCAGATTGACCCCCAAACACTGGAGCCAATCGGCTGGGCAACCCAAGACGTCCTTCACCCCGAGTTGACGGGCGCCATGTCCTGTGCTCATGCCCAGAGGGACCCTGATACAGGTGATTTCTTCAACTTTAACCTAGAATTTGGACCGAAGCCCACCTATCGAGTCTTCCGTGTCGACGCTTCTAGTGGAAAGACGGAGATCCTGGCCACCATCCGCGAGCCCTCCGTTTCACCTGCCTACATCCACAGCTTGTTCCTCTCACCCAGCTTCGTCATACTCTGTATTCCAACCTCACACTTTGGCCTCAGCGGCACTCAGATCCCCTGGGAACGCAACCTCGTCGATGCAATCAAGCCTTACGACCCAAGCAGGAAGACCCAATGGATTGTCATCGACAGGAAACACAGCAAAGGCGTAGTAGCGCGCTTCGAGACTGATGGccgtttcttcttccacacTGTCAACTCCTTTGAAGAAAAGGCGGGCTCTGATTCATCTGACATCAACCTCTACTGCGACGTCATCGATTTCGGCTCCCATGAGTTCATCCACTCCCTCTACCTCGACGTGATCCTCAACAGAGACTCCGCAGCCAAAAAGTTCTACGAAGACGAACAACGCGCCCGCAACTCCCTCGCCCACCTAACGCGCTACCacttcatcatcaaccctgactcacccaccaccaatCTGCCTGTCACCCCCACCCCAGACCCCAAGAACCATGAAGCCTTCCGCATCCCTGCCCCGCACGCGGGCGAGATCCCAACCATCAACCCCCTTTACGCCACCAGAAAGCACCGCTATGTCTACAGTTTACCCTTCCGAGGCCGCGGCACTATCACCGATGCCATTGTCAAAACCGATACGGTTACGCGAGAGGCGCTCTTCTGGGATAACCCCAAGGGGCACACACCAGGTGAAGCGATCTTCATTCCGAGGCcggggggggaagaggaagatgatggtgtgTTGCTGAGCTTGGTGCTGGATGGAGAGAAGGGCAAGAGCTATCTGCTCTGCTTGGATGCAAAGACGATGGCGGAAATGGGAAGAGCGGAGGTGGACTTTGCGATTGCTTTGGGTTTTCATGGGGCGCATGTGCCGTCGGGTAGGACATTGACGAGGGTTGAGGGCCCGGAGTACTGA
- a CDS encoding UDP-glucose:sterol glycosyltransferase encodes MASSQPTSSGPILDSPPSPNPQSQLNTETSSSQHRANPSEAPAQPGPGPARPSALTKRPSHREVAAYRMSRKLQRLRADSNQPHSPTMELPDRLKDNGKEEDNEEDVLQPQGGMFMNMNQSIFGLIAAAGSTVDFHDRFEGQSSEDEDDVPNHMAMTFAGPGIKGTARNRETAGTVKSLSQTVVFNKPPASATVDAGPSNIHRRRLPGHKLLQSVPSLSRLSSSHKSKKTKQHNATAMADNKIEEEEDPDPSSPLPPLSKDETESLGLAPPIEIVRAEGNGAPLMSRMLEARAEMEARPSFDLDRLSGEHRRDDAGVTGQLAKKLKDIFEFDTAEEVIEEYPCWLLQHVLLQGYMYITANHIAFYAHLPKKAHEIAKSGYLSKSGKRNPKYNRYWFRLKGDVLSYYQDPKDHYFPAGQIDLRYGISASVNDKEKEGNYFSVSTHHRTYHFKADSARSAKEWVKSLQRVIFRSHNDGDSVKISIPIRNILDIEEAQMVEFADTCKIRVIDNDETYAIDEYFFSFFSFGKKAIQVLKVLVEDSSPEDSGANDAPKGTGGDRAIGDNLGSPRTRTFSEGVKATLSPVSPIQIASPSSRASGDYFKSSFDGTRPFSRRSFDASPGTAGYAGSPPRRLHGDGRRSFSKPRHEPHASTDSYAQSFDDPSQASLSALVASGSEDQSASQILRGSDVFHSPIFRRSASATRATTEGEGVAAPPIVRQHTAGLVRLHGPHHAATTGQIGDHMAEAEGGPSTPMLQSIAMMGNYPLQRANAFMGYLDQQSRRMSNLLATESMGYVEKVSGMWKGGKKHYDHPAGRRTEREDVEDDPEERALSEARFQAHFALPETERLQAAYFGFIVRVLPLYGKIYISNRHFCFRSLLPGTRTKLILPLKDIETVDKEKGFRFGYSGLVVVIRGHEEIFFEFAKAENRDDCAITIIQSLDAARYLAESQEVEEAQAAEAERDALNQARNEEFPDHEIELPRQASGVSDAPTILFDDPKASFLNFKPSEPMRITCLTIGSRGDVQPYIALCKRLLEEGHRPKIVTHREFKDWIESHGIEFGPVEGDPSELMRICIENGTFTYAFLREANSKFRGWLDELLTSAWEACQGSDLLIESPSAMAGIHIAEALGIPYFRAFTMPWTRTRAYPHAFIMPGQKMGGAYNYITYVMFDNVFWKATAHQVNRWRNKYLGLPNTSLEKLQPNKVPFLYNFSPSVVPPPIDYSDWIRVTGYWFLDEGGDKWQPPKELTDFIAKARADEKKLVYIGFGSIIVSDPAKMTQEIIDAVLKADVRCILSKGWSDRSATVDGVEKPKVADPSFPPEILQIQSAPHDWLFQQVDAAAHHGGSGTTGASLRAGIPTIIRPFFGDQFFFAGRVEDLGVGIYLKKWGVQSFARALWEATHSSRMQMRAEVLGGQIRAENGVDTAIQAIYRDLDYARNLITLKRQKHQSRRNSVATPTPGAKPNAPEDDQGQAAEEDDIDADDEEEESWTFVGGNEDDLTGSMSMSRSDMLSQTVADLRGVKVGKAPALGSRVLSSPPTSPGAMRGAGGVKYV; translated from the exons ATGGCGTCGTCCCAGCCAACATCATCGGGGCCCATACTCGACTCCCCTCCGAGTCCGAATCCTCAGTCACAGCTAAACACCGAaacgtcgtcgtcgcaaCATCGTGCGAACCCGTCCGAAGCACCAGCCCAACCCGGCCCTGGTCCTGCACGTCCATCTGCACTCACCAAGCGCCCAAGTCACCGGGAAGTTGCGGCCTACCGCATGTCCAGGAAATTGCAAAGGTTACGCGCCGACAGTAACCAGCCACACTCTCCCACTATGGAGCTCCCCGATCGCCTCAAAGACaatggaaaagaagaggacaATGAGGAGGATGTCCTGCAACCCCAGGGCGGCATGTTCATGAACATGAACCAGAGCATTTTTGGTCTCATCGCTGCTGCTGGAAGCACTGTGGACTTCCACGACCGGTTCGAAGGCCAAAGTtcggaagacgaagacgatgtGCCGAATCACATGGCCATGACCTTTGCTGGCCCGGGCATCAAAGGCACAGCACGCAATCGCGAGACTGCCGGCACTGTCAAGTCATTAAGCCAGACTGTTGTCTTCAACAAGCCACCTGCAAGTGCCACAGTAGATGCAGGACCAAGCAACATCCACCGCCGGCGCCTTCCTGGCCACAAGCTTCTACAGTCGGTTCCCAGTCTCTCCCGGCTTTCGAGTTCCCACAAGTCGAAAAAGACAAAACAGCACAATGCAACAGCGATGGCGGATAACAaaatcgaagaagaagaagaccccgacccatcttctcctcttcctccactgAGCAAAGACGAAACCGAATCGCTCGGCCTTGCCCCACCAATAGAGATCGTCCGAGCAGAAGGGAACGGGGCACCTCTCATGAGCAGAATGCTCGAGGCACGGGCCGAAATGGAAGCCCGACCCAGTTTCGATCTTGACAGATTGTCGGGAGAACATCGTCGTGATGACGCCGGCGTAACCGGACAGCTTGCCAAAAAGTTAAAGGATATCTTCGAGTTTGACACGGCCGAAGAGGTTATTGAGGAGTACCCTTGTTGGTTGCTACAACATGTCCTCCTGCAGGGCTACATGTACATTACGGCCAACCACATCGCCTTCTATGCCCACCTCCCCAAAAAGGCA CACGAGATCGCAAAGTCCGGCTACCTGTCGAAGAGCGGCAAACGAAATCCAAAGTACAACCGCTATTGGTTCCGTCTGAAGGGGGATGTCCTCTCATACTACCAGGATCCCAAGGATCACTACTTCCCCGCTGGTCAGATCGACTTACGATACGGCATTTCGGCCAGCGTAAACGACAAGGAAAAAGAGGGCAATTACTTCTCCGTCAGCACGCATCATCGAACATACCACTTCAAGGCTGACAGCGCTCGGAGTGCAAAGGAATGGGTCAAGAGCCTACAACGGGTCATCTTCCGCTCGCACAATGATGGAGACAGCGTCAAGATTTCCATCCCTATCAGGAATATTCTTGACATTGAGGAAGCTCAGATGGTGGAGTTTGCAGATACATGCAAGATTCGCGTCATTGATAATGATGAGACGTATGCTATCGACGAG tatttcttctccttcttcagcttTGGCAAAAAGGCCATCCAGGTTCTCAAGGTCCTCGTAGAGGATTCCTCACCTGAAGATTCTGGAGCGAACGACGCCCCCAAGGGAACGGGAGGAGACAGGGCGATTGGTGACAATCTCGGCAGCCCACGAACTCGCACATTCAGCGAAGGGGTAAAAGCTACGCTTTCCCCGGTCTCGCCCATCCAGATCGCCTCCCCGAGTTCTCGTGCTAGCGGCGATTACTTCAAGAGCAGCTTCGATGGTACCCGACCTTTCAGTCGTCGAAGTTTCGACGCCAGCCCAGGCACAGCAGGTTACGCAGGCTCGCCTCCCCGCAGACTTCATGGAGACGGCCGGAGATCGTTCAGCAAACCCCGCCACGAGCCACATGCGAGTACCGATTCGTACGCCCAGAGCTTCGATGACCCTAGTCAGGCAAGTCTATCGGCCTTGGTGGCCTCTGGTAGCGAGGATCAATCAGCCAGCCAAATTCTCCGAGGAAGCGATGTTTTTCACAGCCCAATCTTCCGTAGGTCGGCATCGGCTACACGCGCGACAAcagagggggagggggtcgCTGCCCCGCCGATTGTGCGTCAACACACCGCGGGCTTGGTCCGACTTCACGGACCTCATCATGCAGCCACCACGGGCCAGATTGGTGACCACAtggcagaagcagaaggcgGTCCTTCAACGCCCATGCTGCAAAGCATTGCGATGATGGGCAATTACCCATTGCAGAGGGCCAACGCATTTATGGGCTATTTGGACCAGCAGTCCAGGCGCATGAGCAACCTTCTAGCAACAGAGTCTATGGGATATGTCGAGAAGGTGTCTGGCATGTGGAAGGGCGGCAAGAAGCATTACGATCATCCTGCTGGAAGGAGGACCGAACGGgaggatgtcgaggatgACCCCGAGGAGAGAGCTCTGTCAGAAGCCCGTTTTCAGGCGCACTTTGCCTTGCCGGAGACGGAGAGGTTGCAGGCTGCGTACTTTGGGTTCATTGTCAGGGTTTTGCCACTCTATGGCAAGATTTATATCAGCAACCGCCACTTCTGCTTCCGCAGCTTGCTACCAGGCACCCGGACGAAGCTCATCCTGCCTCTGAAGGATATTGAGACTGTCGACAAAGAAAAGGGGTTCCGGTTTGGGTACTCCGGCTTGGTCGTTGTTATCCGTGGCCATGAGGAGATTTTCTTTGAGTTTGCCAAGGCGGAGAACCGGGATGATTGTGCTATTACGATCATCCAGAGCTTGGATGCAGCGAGATACCTGGCCGAGTCgcaggaggtggaggaagcGCAAGCAGCGGAAGCTGAGAGGGATGCACTCAACCAGGCAAGAAACGAAGAGTTCCCTGATCATGAGATCGAGCTTCCTCGACAGGCATCCGGGGTATCTGATGCCCCCACGATATTGTTCGATGACCCCAAGGCTTCCTTCCTAAACTTTAAGCCCAGCGAGCCCATGCGCATCACCTGTCTGACCATCGGTTCGCGCGGTGACGTCCAGCCTTACATCGCCCTCTGCAAGAGGCTACTCGAAGAAGGGCACCGCCCCAAGATCGTCACACACCGGGAATTTAAAGACTGGATCGAGAGCCACGGGATCGAATTCGGTCCCGTTGAGGGTGACCCTTCGGAACTCATGCGCATCTGCATTGAAAACGGCACGTTCACCTACGCCTTCCTACGCGAAGCCAACTCCAAGTTCCGCGGCTGGCTCGACGAGCTGCTCACTTCAGCCTGGGAAGCCTGCCAAGGTAGTGACCTGCTCATCGAGTCCCCCTCCGCCATGGCAGGCATCCATATCGCCGAAGCGCTTGGGATTCCCTACTTCCGCGCCTTTACCATGCCGTGGACCCGCACGCGCGCCTATCCTCATGCCTTTATAATGCCGGGGCAAAAGATGGGCGGCGCGTATAACTACATCACGTACGTTATGTTCGATAATGTTTTCTGGAAGGCCACGGCGCATCAGGTCAATCGATGGAGGAACAAGTACCTCGGTTTGCCCAACACCAGCCTCGAGAAGTTGCAGCCCAACAAGGTTCCCTTCCTCTACAACTTTTCTCCGTCTGTGGTGCCTCCTCCCATCGATTACAGCGACTGGATCCGCGTCACCGGATACTGGTTTCTCGACGAGGGAGGCGACAAGTGGCAGCCACCCAAGGAGTTGACCGATTTCATTGCCAAGGCCAGGGccgacgagaagaagctggTTTACATTGGCTTTGGAAGTATTATCGTTTCGGACCCCGCCAAGATGACGCAGGAGATTATCGACGCCGTCCTTAAAGCTGACGTTCGCTGTATTCTCTCGAAAGGTTGGTCCGACCGGTCAGCAACAGTCGACGGTGTTGAGAAGCCAAAGGTGGCAGACCCAAGTTTCCCCCCAGAAATTCTACAGATCCAGTCCGCCCCACACGACTGGCTCTTCCAGCAAGTCGATGCCGCTGCCCATCACGGCGGCTCTGGAACTACTGGCGCCAGCTTGCGGGCTGGTATTCCGACTATCATTCGGCCCTTCTTCGGCGATCAGTTCTTCTTTGCGGGACGAGTCGAGGATCTTGGGGTCGGGATTTATTTGAAGAAGTGGGGAGTCCAGAGTTTTGCGAGGGCGCTGTGGGAAGCGACGCATAGTAGCAGAATGCAGATGAGGGCTGAGGTACTGGGAGGCCAAATCCGCGCTGAGAACGGTGTGGATACCGCTATCCAGGCCATCTATCGCGACTTGGACTACGCCAGGAACTTGATCACCTTGAAGAGGCAGAAACATCAGTCGCGGCGGAATAGCGTAGCGACGCCCACGCCGGGTGCCAAACCCAACGCTCCCGAGGATGACCAGGGTCAGGCAGCCGAAGAGGACGACATTGATGCggacgatgaagaggaagagagctGGACCTTTGTGGGGGGGAACGAGGATGATCTGACGgggtccatgtccatgtcgagAAGTGATATGCTGAGTCAGACGGTTGCGGATTTGAGGGGCGTGAAAGTCGGGAAGGCACCAGCTTTGGGAAGTCGGGTGTTGAGTTCTCCGCCTACCAGCCCAGGCGCAATGAGGGGAGCAGGCGGCGTGAAGTATGTTTAG
- a CDS encoding glutamate-1-semialdehyde 2,1-aminomutase: MSCNSDCHTCPKSSHQEAAEALAAAQSRYVANNPLSKKQHELAVESLPGGNTRTLLHTSPFPLCMKHGKGTFVWDEDGHKYTDFVGELSAGLYGHSHPVIRAAILSTFDEIGLSLGSTTTYEARYASLLCQRFKLERVRMTNTGTEANLHALAAARHYTRKKKVVVFNGGYHGACFSFGGGKAAPNTADKGDFVVVQNYGDDEAAAEARRVIEETAREGDLAAVLVEGMQGAGGCLPGSKEFLLAAQEAAKNTGAIFILDEVMTSRLAPNGLGQELGLSPDLVTLGKYLGGGFSFGAFGGKKEIMDSVYDPRVKGSLAHSGTFNNNTMTMCAGFAGLNQVFTEEVCVELNRVGDVLRGRLNGVAKRTRLRFTGRGSLIGLHFRENGTFESQERADLRDLFWFEMLEEGFWTTRRGFIAMMLDTPKDELDRFVDAVGRFLERHAGIMMV, encoded by the exons ATGTCATGCAACTCTGACTGTCATACCTGCCCTAAGAGCAGCCATCAAGAGGCAGCAGAAGCCCTCGCTGCCGCGCAGTCTAGATATGTCGCCAACAACCCGCTCTCCAAGAAGCAGCATGAATTGGCCGTTGAGTCGCTGCCAGGCGGCAACACCCGCACCTTGCTACACACTTCCCCGTTCCCCCTTTGCATGAAGCATGGAAAAGGCACTTTTGTGTGGGACGAAGATGGCCACAA ATACACCGACTTCGTAGGCGAGCTCTCCGCCGGCCTTTATGGGCATTCTCACCCCGTCATCCGCGCCGCCATTCTCTCTACTTTTGACGAGATTGGTCTTTCCCTCggctccaccaccacttacGAAGCCCGCTACGCCTCCCTTTTGTGTCAACGCTTCAAGCTCGAGCGAGTACGCATGACCAACACAGGTACGGAAGCAAATCTCCATGCTCTGGCGGCTGCTAGGCACTAcacaaggaagaagaaagtggtggtgttcaACGGCGGATATCACGGTGCTTGTTTCTCGTTCGGGGGAGGTAAGGCGGCGCCGAATACCGCTGACAAAGGCGATTTTGTGGTTGTGCAGAATTACGGGGATGACGAGGCAGCTGCTGAGGCAAGAAGAGTCATTGAGGAGACGGCGAGGGAGGGCGACCTGGCTGCGGTGTTGGTAGAGGGAATGCAAGGTGCTGGGGGGTGCCTTCCGGGCAGCAAAGAGTTCCTGTTGGCGGCACAGGAAGCGGCAAAGAACACTGGAGCAATCTTTATCCTGGATGAGGTGATGACTTCCCGGCTGGCACCCAATGGGTTAGGACAGGAGCTGGGACTGAGCCCGGATCTGGTCACGCTGGGCAAGTACCTGGGTGGTGGATTCAGTTTTGGAGCTTTcggaggaaagaaggagatcATGGACTCTGTCTATGATCCGAGGGTGAAGGGCAGTCTGGCCCACTCGGGCACTTTCAATAACAATACCATGACGATGTGCGCTGGGTTTGCAGGGCTGAACCAGGTGTTTACGGAGGAAGTCTGTGTCGAGCTCAACAGGGTGGGAGACGTCTTGAGGGGGAGGTTGAATGGGGTGGCAAAGAGAACACGGTTGAGATTCACGGGGAGGGGCTCGTTGATTGGGTTGCACTTCAGGGAGAATGGGACATTCGAGAGCCAGGAGAGGGCGGATTTGAGAGATCTATTCTGGTTTGAGATGCTGGAGGAGGGCTTTTGGACCACGAGAAGAGGGTTCATTGCCATGATGTTGGATACCCCTAAAGACGAGTTGGATCGGTTTGTTGATGCAGTGGGCAGATTCTTGGAGAGGCATGCTGGCATCATGATGGTGTAG